The sequence CATATCATTTTGTTGTTTAATTATCCTAAAACTTTTGCAACAGTAACACCAATATCAGCAGGGGAATCTACTACATTGATACCGTTTTCTCTCATGATTTCCATTTTAGCCTGAGCTGTATCTTCATCACCTCCAACAATAGCACCTGCGTGACCCATTGTTCTGCCTTTAGGAGCAGTTTGTCCAGCGATAAAACCAACAACCGGTTTTGTAGAACCACTAGCTTTATACCATCTTGCAGCTTCAGCCTCAAGACCACCACCGATTTCACCGATCATTACAACCGCTTCAGTTTCTGGGTCGTTGATGAACAATTCAAGAGCTTCTCTTGTAGTAGTTCCAATTATTGGGTCACCACCGATTCCGATTGCTGTAGAAACACCGTAACCAGCTTTTACAACTTGGTCAGCAGCTTCATAAGTAAGAGTTCCTGATTTTGAAACGATCCCTACTTTTCCTTTTTTGAAAACGAAACCTGGCATAATACCAATTTTAGCTTCATCAGAAGTGATGATTCCCGGACAGTTTGGCCCGATCAATCTGCACTCTTTGTCAGCGATATAAGATTTTACTTTTACCATGTCTGCAACAGGAATACCTTCTGTAATACATACGATTACTTTAATACCCGCTTCAGCAGCTTCCATGATAGCATCTGCAGCAAATGCAGGTGGTACAAAAATGATACTTACATTAGCTCCAGCCTTTGCAACAGCGTCAGCAACAGTATTAAATACCGGCTTCCCAAGGTGCTCGCTTCCTCCTTTTCCTGGAGTAACACCACCTACTACGTTGGTTCCATATTCGATCATCTGACCAGCGTGGAAAGTACCTTCGTTACCTGTAAAACCTTGTACAATTACTTTAGAATCTTTGTTTACTAAAATTGACATTTTATTGTTGTTTTAATTTATTTTTATTAATGCTCACAAATTTACTTATTTTTCTTTGATTATAGATAAAACCATCAGACTAATCTTTATCACCTTTATTAAAAAAATTAAAAGAAATACAATCGGGCAAATCACTGCTGAGCGATTAAGAATAGAATAATCTGTTCTAAGCGTGTGATTTTATTTTAATTTTTAAGTAAAATTATCTCTCTGCAAACATACTGATTTTATTTTTTTCAGGACAGAGTGCAGTTAAGAACCTCATGAATTTTTCATAATATCAATTCTGAAAGTGGATTTTTTGTTTAAATGAACAGAAATAAGATTGATGTGATTTTAAACTACATCTATATAGTATGAAAGTGTTCTGTTTATTGCTGAATATAGTCTGGCAGTTGATGAATATGAGCTTTCTAATTCTTAATACAATATGGATATGCCATATTTCCCTCAGATAATTATAACACGTCAAGTTCTGTCGCTTTACTGAGTTAGCTTTGTCAAAATAAACATCACATCATCATCAAGTTTTTATCAAACTATTGTGGTATGTATTAAAAAAAGTTAAATTAGCGCCAATAAAATAAAAACCCAAATCATGAAAAAACTCTACATGAGTGCAGTTCTACTATGCACAACTGCCGTATTGTATGCTCAGGATGTGGTATGGCAGAAAGACATTAAATCCTCTACTCAGAATTTTCTCTCACAAGTCACCACAACAATCGACCAGCAGTATCTCATTACAGGAAGTTCTATTCAATCGAAAAAGCTTACTTCTGAAAACAAACAAAATAACGGTTACGATTTTCATCTCGTTAAATTGAATCAACAAGGTGAAGAAGTCTGGGAAAAACATTTCACAGGACAGAACCATGATTTTCTCTCGGCAACGGTCGCTACTCAGGAAGGTGGTTTTCTGTTGGCTGGAACATCGTATTCAGGAAAAGGTTTAGACAAAAAAGATGATGCTAAAGGCGGATCGGATATCTGGCTGATCAGAATCAATGAATATGGTGATGAGCTATGGCAGAAAACTTTGGGAACTTCACAGGATGAGGAAGCCAGAGCGGTGATTCAAACTACAGATTTCGGATTCTTTGTTGCCGGAAACGTTCAGAATGCTTCAAAAGGATATGGTTCCAAAGATGTTTTGGTTTCAAGACTCGATAAGAACGGAAAAGAACTATCTCAGATTATTTTAGGAGGAAAAGGATTAGATGAAGTGGAGAAGATGATTCCAACTATTGATGGAGGTGCATTGCTCGGAATTTATTCAAGAAGTAATGCCGGTGGATCAAAGAAGACAGAGAACTTCGGGGAAGGAGATTTTTGGGTGGTGAAGTTGAGCAAAGACGGAAAAGTAGAATGGGAAAAGAACTTTGGAGGTAAAGGAGATGATCACTTAAGAACTCTTTCAATGACTTCCACAGGATTTATCGTGGGTGGTGAATCGAGATCAGAGAGATCAGGAAATAAATCTATAGGCATTGAAGAAGGTACTGATATTTGGTTGATTTCTCTAAATGACAGAGGTGAAGAACTGTGGCAGAAATCTTACAATTTTAAGAACAGAGATGTTCTGATGGGGATGAATGTGGTGAAAACCGGAGACGATAAAAGCTCGAAAGGAATTTTACTCGGCGGTTATACTCAGGCGGAAGGCAGAATAGAAGCAGATGATGAAACATTTTGGATGCTCTACCTGAACCAGGATGGTAACGAACAATGGAGAAAGCATGTGAAAGGAGAATCGAGAAAAAAAGAAGAAAGGTTATCTGATATTAAATTAAATAGAGATGGCTCGATCATTTTGGCAGGAACGAGCGCTGAAGAACTTGGAAAAGAGAACTGGAAGATCGTGAAGTTGGGTGACAAGCAATTGGATCAGCTGATTGAGAAATTAGATATCAAGATTTATCCGAATCCTGTATCTGATTACTGTTATGTGGAGATTGGTTTTGAATTCAAGGAAGCGGATATTACGTTGTATGATATGGGCGGAAGACAGCTGCAAAGCTTGAAAACCAAGAATAAGGTGACTAAGATCAGTACGCAGAATCTGATTCAGGGAGCGTATCTCATTACGATTAAAACAGATACCGAGAAAACCGCCAGCGCAAAAATTATTAAAAATAAAAAAAACACTAATAAAAATGAAAAAAATTGTAATCTGTGCAGGTCTTATACTTGCCAATAGTTTTGCAGCACAAGAACTAAGTAATTTAATGCGGGGCGGTCAAAATGACGAAGAATTGTCGCCTAATGTAAATCCACCTTCTCCTGAATCATATTTCAGAACACAGTATGGAAATTTACAGTTTAATGAATTTAAAGGGAATCCTAATGTAGTTATCCCGATCCATACGCTATCATCAAATAAACTTAAACATCCTTTATCCTTACTATACACCAAGGCAGGTGTTAAGGTGAATGACACCCCTAATACTGCGGGCATGAACTGGATACTGGAAGCAGGAGGAGTTATTAACAGAACGATATATGACAAAACAGACGAAACAGTAAGCAACAGACTTTTGTTGAGTCTTGATGATCTAAGTTATTTGTACAGCCAACAAGGAGAATCGACATTGGTAACGTATGCCCGAGAACTTACTACTAATTTTGACCATCAGCCTGATATTTTCAATTTTTCATTTCCAGGATATAGTGGAAGTTTTTATCTCGACCATAATTTCAAACCTGTTCTTCTGACTCAGGACAATAATCTGAAAATTGAAACCGTAGGTATTTTTAAACAGACCTATAGTTTTATCATTACCACCAATGATGGAACAAAATATACTTTTGGAGGGGCAGGGGCTACAGAAAAAACGAAAGTAAGAGCCAATGTCTTTCTCAGCGGGGTGACCAGTTTCTATTTAACAAAAATAGAGGATATGGCAGGAAACAAGATTGAGTTTTCCTATACACAAGTCAATCCAAATGTTACTTTGCTGGGGTTGAACGAGCAGAAGTCTCTAGACAAAAAATTATTTGACATGGGGGCTCCCGCAGAAGGCACACAGGCAAGTCCTTCAACCACTCCTTACAGTCAGTCTATTAAAAAGATTAACATCAATGATCCTAAAATTCTGACGCAGATCACAGCAGGAAATGAAAAGGTGATTATTAACTATGCAACAACCCCTTCCGAAACTTTTCAGAAAGCAGGAAATATTGTTATTAGTTCCTATAATGTTGATGTTAAAAAAATTGTATTTGAATATATCAATAATTTGGCAACAGATCCCCAGAAAAAGCGTTTTTTTCTTGAAAGGGTAAAAGAATATACACTTAAAAACGGACAGGAAAACTTTGTACAAGAATACAAGCTTGAATATGATAATCCTTTAGGTCTTCCTGACAGGCTGTCATTCAGCATGGACTATTTAGGATATAGCAATGGTAAAAGTAATCTGCAAACGCTGCTTCCTAATTTGAATTTATTTGGAAGTCGGTATAATGTTTTTAATCAGAATTCAGGATATTATGCAGACCGTACACCTGATTTTAATTTTACCAAAAATGGAACGTTGACTTCCATCACTTATCCCACCAAAGGCAAAACTGTTTTTGAATATGAACCCACGTTTGCCCGAAAAAGCACACCTGTACAGGGCGAAAAATCTCTGGTAATAGGAAATACTGAAGCTCTATGGGCGGACGGTTCATTAATTGATTACAATCTTGTGACCTCAAATCTTCCTTTATCTGGAGAACTCACAGGCAGTTTTCAGTCTTCAGAAGTCGAAGGAAACAATGTTCAGATAGAATTGAAACTCCACTCAAACGAAGTCGGTACCTATGCAGATAAAGGACGTGCTAAATTTGAAATCATCGATAGTGCTACTGGGCAGGTTATATTTAGCGAATTAATATTTCTTCCTAAAACCATGCAATACATAGACTCTTTCAATGACTTTATGATAGAGCCCAATAAAACCTATCTTTTTAAATACAACTTAGTAAATAATATTTGTCGTAAATGCAGTGCAACAAGTGTAATAAAATATTCTAAGAAGGGCGAATGGGAGCTTACACCAAACGGAAATATCAGGCTTAAAAAGCAATATGATGTTTCTGAAAACGGTTCTGTGAACTACAAAAGAATATACTATTCTGATTTTCAAAGCATCAATAACACGGGCAGTCTTGACTTCGAATACACACCGGAGTTTAGATCTAACAGGTTTGACCAGCAGCCATATTCTGGTTACTCTGGTCCAAATCAACTTCCTGGAGCAGGTGTCAGTTATGTCGGCAGTATTTCTGAAACCATACTTCACTCAGAACTGCAGATGCATATGGTAACAAGGTCAATACCTTCGGTATCCAATCCTGACGAAGGATTGGATGAATATTTAGACAATATTTATGATCCGATATATCCTGTGGTGAACATCAGCTACGGAGGAGATGAATTTGAGAAAGGAGGTGAAGAAAAAAGATTTACAATAAGTAACATCTATAATAGCTATACATTCAGACAGCCAACAGATGATGGTATGTTCACTAATATAGGTAGTGCATTAAATGAAGCTTCTGGATCAGCACAAAATACATTATTCTGGAATGTTCCTTTAGGGAATCTCAGCGGAAAACTTATTTCAAGCAAAGTGTTCGGAAACAAAAACGGACAGCTGTATTTAAAAACAGCAACACACAATGATTACCGTTTCGATCAAGTGGGTATTGTATCAAGTGTTGCTGGAATGACACTATTCCCACTAGTCTTTATTCCTACAGGATCAAATATCAATACCTACATCAGTAATATGTACATCACAGGATATATGCTGCCTTCCTATTCTGTTTTTTTAGACAGAAGTATCTCTAAAGAATACCTGGAAGATATTCCTTACAATACACCGAATGATGCTAATTATAAAAAAATTACGACCATCACCAATTACCTGTATGATAATATAGACAAGCAACTTTCAAAAAGTACAACACAATTCTCTGATATGAGGGTTCAGGAAACGACTTATAAATATGCTCGTGAAAAAGCTAACCAACGATTGATTACTGCCAATATGCTTGGAATTCCATTAGAAACATCTGTGATTGAGAAACAAAATGTTGCAGACGCAGGGAAAATAATTGCTAAAACCGAAACCAAATACGACAATCCTTCAAATCTTTTCCAAAGTTCAGTGTTGTCTTATGATTTGCAAAACAATAGTTCTACCGAAGTCACTTACGATCTATATGATTCCAAAGGAAATCTATTGCAGTACACAACGAAAGACGGCATTCCTGTATCCATTATCTGGGGATATAATGCTATCCAGCCGATAGCCAAAGTGACAGGAGCTACTTACGCACAAGTGAGCAACTTAGCAACAGCAATTATTGCCGCTTCAGATCTTGATGCTTCGAATCCTTCTAACGAACCTGCATTTATTAATATCTTAGATTCATTCAGAAAAGACTCAAATCTTTCAGGTTATCAAATTACTACATATACTTACGATCCATTAATCGGAGTCACCAGCATCACTCCATCATCAGGAATCAGAGAAGTTTACTTGTACGATTCTGCTAATCGATTAAAAGAAATCAGACAGGATAATTCGACAGGTAAACTGTTGAAAGAATTCAAATACAACTACAAACCATAAAAACACACCATGAAAAAAATACTCATCCCCATCAGTACTTTGTTTGTAGCGGGCATATCCCATGCACAGACGACGAATCTTAGTACAACAGAAAACTATGTCTATACGAAAACATATATAACCGATCCTACAGTAGCTAACCCCAAGACTGTTGAGACTGTACAATATTTTGACGGTTTAGGAAGACCTAAACAGATAGTTAATGTAAAAGCCTCGCCATTAGGCAGAGATGTCGTTACTCATATAGAGTATGATGGTTTTGGAAGACAAATCAAAGATTATCTTCCCGTACCTCAGAGTGGAACAATGAACGGAGCTATTGTACCGACACCCCTTGCCAATGCCGCACAAACCGACATCTACGGATCAGAGAAAATATATGCAGAAAAAATCTTAGAGAACTCACCACTAGACAGAATCCAACAACAGATCCAGGTAGGAAACGACTGGACTAATAAACCCGTCAAATTTGATTATGATGCTAATATTGGGACAGCTGATTATGTAAGAAAATATAAAACCTCTACGACATGGGTTGATGGCAGAACAGAAACTTCTATTGAGCTTCCTCAATATTTCGATTCCTCACAATTATACAAGAACACAATAACTGATGAAGACGGAAATAAAACCATAGAATTTAAAAACGGACAAGGGCAGACTCTTCTCGTGAGAAAAGTTTTGAGTGCTACAGAAAATGCAGATACCTATTATGTGTATAACGAATATAATCAACTCGCATTTGTTATTCCGCCATTAATTTCTACATGGAGTACTTTAGATCAAACAACCATCGATAATTTATTTTATCAATATCGCTATGATGGCAGAAACCGTTTGGTAGAAAAAAAACTTCCCGGTAAAGGATGGGAATATATGGTCTATGACAAGGCAGACCGATTGGTGGCAACACAAGATGCTAATCTAAGGCAAACCTCAAAATGGTTTGTTACAAAATATGATACATTTGGAAGAGTGATTTATACAGGATTGATGCCACTTCCAAATCAAACTCGTGCAGGATTACAGAATATAACCAATCAGTATGTCATCACTGAATCAAGAAACAATACAGGATTTACCAGAAATGGTATGCAGATTTATTATACAAATGATCTGTACAGTCAGATAGAAACTATATTGACGGTCAATTATTATGATATTTATCCTGTAGGAAGCCCTGCAATACCGACCCAAGTTTTGGGACAGAATATCCTGCACGAAAATGCACAACTATACAACATCAGTACAAAAACACTACCCGTTGCTTCTTATGTGAAAAACATTGAAGACGACAATTGGACAAAGAACTACAGCTGGTACGACACCAAAGGAAGGCCTGTTGCAAGCCATTCTGTCAATCATCTGGGAGGATATACCAAAACCGAATCTTTACTAGATTTTTCAGGAGTACTAAAACAGGCAATTACAAAACATAAACGATTAGATTCTGATACAGAGCGTGTAATTACTGAGAATTTCACCTACGATCATCAGAACAGACTGCTTACCCACACCCACCAGGTTGATAGCAATCCTCTTGAATACCTTGCCCAGAACGACTACAATGAACTTTCGCAGTTGAAAAACAAAAAAGTAGGCGGTACGAGTTTGGGAAGCGGAATTCAGACAGTTGATTATGCTTACAATATCCGTGGGTGGATGACGCAGATTAATGATCCTGCAAATCTAAACGGAAAATTGTTTGGATATCAAATAAAATACCATAACCCTGTATATACCAACAATGCTACAGGTAGATATAATGGCAATATTGCAGAAGTTGATTGGAAATCTGCGAATGATGGTGTCTTAAAAAGATACTCATATCAGTATGATGCATTAAACAGGCTGAAAAAAGGTTCATATGCTGAACCTGACACCTCTGTTCCCCAAAATGGATACTTCAGCGAAGAATTGAGCTATGATCCTAATGGTAATATTGGAACACTGAAAAGAAACAGGAATGCAGCTTATGTAGGAGCAGAGCTTATAGACGATCTTACGTATAATTATACAGGAAACAGACTTAATTCTGTAGCAGATGCATCGTCAAATTATTTAGGCTATCCTGATACTTCTGGTAATCTAATAAACTACGATTTTAATGGGAATATGACAGATCATGTTGACAAAGGTATCTTACAGATTGATTACAACTTTTTGAACCTTCCTAATTATATTAAATTCGATCAATTTATCACAAGGTTTTGGGAAGATATTTATAAAAACACGCTCTACACTTATCGTGCAGACGGCACAAAAATAAAGAAAACCCACACTTATTTTTCAGGAAAAACACAGGCTGTAATCATCAAAAAGACAGATTATCTCGACGGGTTTCAATATACTGACAATATAATTCAATTTGTCCCCACTTCAGAAGGGTATTTTGATTTTGTGAAAAATAAGTATATTTACAATTATACAGACCATTTAGGAAATACAAGATTAAGCTACCTACACAATGGCAGCAGCATAGGAGTTCTTGAAGAAAACATCTATTATCCTTTTGGATTAAAGCATGACGGGTATAATCCTGGTAAAAACCCAAATTATCAATATGAGTATAACGGTAAAGAATTGCAAACGGAAACAGGGATGTATGATTATGGAGCAAGATTTTATATGCCTGACATTGGAAGATGGGGAGTTGTGGATGAACTTGCTGAAACATCAACAAGATTTTCTACATACACATATGCTTTAGATAATCCAATTATGTTTGTTGATCCTGATGGTAGAGAAGCGGAACAATGTTGTGGTTGGTTAAAAAGCTATGCAAAAGGAGTTTTGAGTACAACTATGGGAATAGCCCAAAGTACAGCTACAACTCTTGTAGAAAATTCTAACCCTACTGTATTAATCTATAATAAAAGTAAAAGTATATATGGTTATGGAGAAAGGGTTGTTAATGGATATCAACAGGGAGGTGTAAAAGGAGCTGCTAAAGAATATGGTAATGTACTATATGAAGGTACTGGAGCAAAATCTGTTGTTCAAACTGCAAAAGGTGTAGCCAATGGCGATCCTGAAGCTATAGGTTCGGCTACTGCTCTCGTTGGTTTTGGAATAGCTACTCGTAAAGCTGGCGGTGCTGGATCCGTAGCAGAAACAACATCTTTAAGCTCAAAGGGAATTGTTGTTACACAGGAGTCTGTTGCATCAGCATTAAAAGATTCAAAACTACAAACGGCACAAGGTGTTGTATCGGGACCAATGGTTGAAAGATATGTAAAAATGGCACAAGAAGGAAATACTGCGCCGCCAATAAAAGTAACAAACAATGGTGTAATTGTAGATGGTAATCATAGATATGTAGCAGGAAGATTAGTTGGTAACGAACCATCTCAAGTCCCTGGATCCCTGTCTCCAAGTCAACAATCTAAAGTCCAGCCTGTTCAAAATACAAAAGTCGACCCTAATGATTGGGGTGGGCGTTAAATAAATTTATTATGATAATATATTGTGAAAATGATAATGAAATAGCCGTTCCTTATAATAGTTTAGATGGAGCTATTTTAGAAGATTTAGATTTACACAGGGCAAAGCTTGAAAATATGAATCTGAATAGCACAAGTTTTTTTAAATCAAATCTCCGAGGTGCATTTTTATTCAACTCTTGTTTGATAAAATCTAATCTTTCTTTTACGAACCTAATAACTGCTGATTTTAGAGACACTATTCTGCTTGATGCTAATTTATCTGAAAGTATAGCTTCATACTGTGATTTTAGTAATGCAAAACTTCAGGGAAGTAATCTAAAAGGTGCTAAAATTAACTTTTCAAATTTTACAAATGCAAACTTATCTGGTGCAAATATGCTTTGTATTGATATCGAGAAAGCAATATTTAAAGACACTGTGTATAATAATGAAACTATTTGGCCTAAAGATTTCGATCCTTTAATTAATGGATGTATGCTATTATAAGACCCTCCCCACTACCACGATTGTATCATGTGGCAGATAAAAAAACCTCGCAAAATTTGCGAGGTTTTTTGTGTTTTATAGTGCAGCAATATTTTTCTGCAAATAATCTTTAAACCGTTTTTTAGAAACGAAAGTTTCAATAAGTTTTAGGAGAATATTTTTTTCTTCAGTATCGAGTTCGTTAATGAGTTTTAATTGCTCTAGAACTGCAGTATCTTCCATAGAAACTTCGTTGGGAACATTATTTTTTTCATTGAAGAAAATAATATCATCAACAGAAATCCCGAAATGTTTAGCGACAAAAACCAACTTGTCAACAGGAATATCCTGTTGGTTGTTTTCCATTTTAGAATATCCTGTTCTGTGCGTGTGCATCAGATCAGCCATATCCTGTTGTGTTAAACCTGTACTCTCACGGAGTTTTTTTAAGTTGTCCTCCGCTACCGCACGATTTTATCGTGTGGCAGATAAAGATAAACCTCGCATTTTGCGAGGTTTTTTGTGTTATATGTTTTGTTTTGTATACGGAAACAGAACTACATTGCAGCAATATTTTTAAGTTTAGAGGCTTTGATAAAAGCATCGATGGTTGCAAATATGTGAGCTTTGGTATCACTGTCAAGTTCCTGTATTGCTTTTAGTTTTTTCAGAGTATCGTTGTCGATCTGCTCATACTGTCCGTCTTTTACGAGATAATCTAAAGTAACACCTAAAGCATCAGCAATTTTTGTAGCCGCATCAATCGACGGAATATTTCCTTTAAAGTTCAGTTCGTACTTACTGAAAATATATTTGGTTTTTTGCAAGCTCACACTACTCAAGATTTCTCAGCTTCACCTCTTTCTTAAGATAAGTTTTATAATCTTCTGCAAACATCCCAATATAAGTTCCTTTTTTCAGATCTCGGTTGACTCCGGTTTTACCTAGTAAGACAGAGCCACTTTCGATATTGTTTCCTGAAGCGATGCCAACCTGCCCCCATAAAGTAACCTCATCACCGATGATGCAACAACCTGCAATGCCGACCTGAGAAGCGATTAAGCATTTTTTACCAATCACGGTATCGTGCCCAATCTGAATCTGATTATCTAAAACTGAACCTTCACCAATAATGGTAGAATCTGTCACTCCCCTGTCAATGGTGCAGCCGTTTCCGATTTCTACGTTGTTTTCGATGATGACGTTTCCTACTGAGATTAAGCGGTCAAAATTTCCGTCTAATTTTCTGTAATAAAATGCGTCGCCACCCAAAACGGTGTTGGATTGAATGATGACATTATCTCCAATCACTGTACGATCGCCAATGACAACATTAGGGAAAATAATGGTGTTTTTTCCGATGGTGATGTTGTTTCCAAGGACTGCAGATGGATGGATTTTTGTGCCCTCTCCTATTTCTACATCATGAAGGGTTTCTGTGAAGTTGTAGATTTTGGTGAAATGGGTACTGATCTTATTGAAATCTCCAAACGGATCATCGGAAATTAAAAGAGCCTTACCTTCCGGGCATTCTACTTCTTTATCGATTAAGATGATAGTAGCAGCAGAATTTAAAGCTTTATCGTAATACTTCGGATGATTAACGAATACAATTTCACCCGATTTTACTCTGTGAATTTCGTTGGTACCAAAAACCTGAAAATCTTCGGAACCTACAAATTTTGCTCCGATAAGATCTGCAATTGTTTTTAGTTTTTGTGGCTGATGAAACGTCATATTTTTAATGATGCTTTTTTAGTTTAATCAACCTTGTCTGGTTTTGAAACTTAGACAAGATTTGTTTTTCGGTGTGAGTCGCAGCCCGACTTGATGGTCCTTCGACAAGCTCAGGATAAACTACAATTGCTGCCCTAAAAATGAAAGCTGAAAGTTGTTATACTTCCAGCTTCCTATTATTTTGAATAATTATTCTTTTACTCTTTCTAAGTAAGAACCGTCTTCTGTGCTCACTTTGATTTTGTCGCCAGCTTCAATGAACAAAGGTACCATTACTCTTGCTCCTGTCTCAACGATTGCATTTTTCAGCGCGTTGGTTGCTGTATTTCCTTTCACACCCGGATCAGCTTCTACCACCTCTAAATAAACTGACTGAGGAAGCTCTGCAGAAAGCGGAGTTTCATCAACTTCTTTCAAAATGATCGTTACTTCTTCACCTGCTTTCATCAGATTAGAGTTTTCAATCATTTCTTTGTCTAAGTATAGTTGAGAGAAATCTTCATTATTCATGAAGTGGAAACCATTCTCATCATCATAAAGATATTGGAATTTTCTTGTAATAACTTTCACTTCGTCAATTTTATGACCTGCAGAAAAAGTATTATCAATAACTTTACCGTTGGTTACCGATTTTAATTTTGTTCTCACGAAAGCAGGACCTTTTCCTGGTTTTACGTGCATAAATTCGATTACTTTAAAAATATCATTGCTGTACTCGATGCAAAGACCTTTTTTTATATCGTTACTTGTTGCCATTTAATTATTGTATGTTATTTTTTTTATTTTGATTTGTAGACCTGAAGGCTCAAAACCTTTCTTCCAAGCATATCCATCCCATCAATTCTAGGTTTGTAATAAGTCCCTGCATCTGCTGCAGTTACTGCACGATTATTTATTACTGTATTAAAATTGATGGTATTAATTAAAAGCCGGTCTAAATTTTTGTTGACTTCTGATGAACTTTTTAGGTCAGAATTTAAATTTGAAAAAGATATTTTAGAATAATCCAGAATTGAATTTACATTTCTTACTGCAATTGAATCTTTAAGATTCAAAGACACCACTTTTTTCTGCTGTGCAAAAATAAAAGAAGAAAATACTGTAAAAATTAATACTAAATTTTTCATTCTGATTCAATTTAAATTATTCTTTTCCTGTTCCGTATCCTTTTACGATACCTCTTGGAGAGTTTTGGATGAACTGTAGAATTTCGTCTCTTTCTGCTGTAGGAAGCATTTCTTTTTCGATGTGTGAAACTGCCTGAGAAACGTTCATTTTCATCTGAAAGATTGCTCTGTAAATTTTTTGAATTTCAAAGATTTTATCATTAGTAAATCCTCTTCTTCTTAAACCTACAGAATTTATTCCTGCATAAGACATCGGCTCACGCGCTACTTTTACATAAGGCGGAATATCTTTTCTTACCAAAGTTCCTCCAGAAATCATCACGTGCTTCCCAATTTTTCCAAACTGGTGAACAGCACTTAAGCCACCCATTACCGTAAAATCACCTATTTCT comes from Chryseobacterium sp. 3008163 and encodes:
- the sucD gene encoding succinate--CoA ligase subunit alpha; amino-acid sequence: MSILVNKDSKVIVQGFTGNEGTFHAGQMIEYGTNVVGGVTPGKGGSEHLGKPVFNTVADAVAKAGANVSIIFVPPAFAADAIMEAAEAGIKVIVCITEGIPVADMVKVKSYIADKECRLIGPNCPGIITSDEAKIGIMPGFVFKKGKVGIVSKSGTLTYEAADQVVKAGYGVSTAIGIGGDPIIGTTTREALELFINDPETEAVVMIGEIGGGLEAEAARWYKASGSTKPVVGFIAGQTAPKGRTMGHAGAIVGGDEDTAQAKMEIMRENGINVVDSPADIGVTVAKVLG
- a CDS encoding T9SS type A sorting domain-containing protein yields the protein MKKLYMSAVLLCTTAVLYAQDVVWQKDIKSSTQNFLSQVTTTIDQQYLITGSSIQSKKLTSENKQNNGYDFHLVKLNQQGEEVWEKHFTGQNHDFLSATVATQEGGFLLAGTSYSGKGLDKKDDAKGGSDIWLIRINEYGDELWQKTLGTSQDEEARAVIQTTDFGFFVAGNVQNASKGYGSKDVLVSRLDKNGKELSQIILGGKGLDEVEKMIPTIDGGALLGIYSRSNAGGSKKTENFGEGDFWVVKLSKDGKVEWEKNFGGKGDDHLRTLSMTSTGFIVGGESRSERSGNKSIGIEEGTDIWLISLNDRGEELWQKSYNFKNRDVLMGMNVVKTGDDKSSKGILLGGYTQAEGRIEADDETFWMLYLNQDGNEQWRKHVKGESRKKEERLSDIKLNRDGSIILAGTSAEELGKENWKIVKLGDKQLDQLIEKLDIKIYPNPVSDYCYVEIGFEFKEADITLYDMGGRQLQSLKTKNKVTKISTQNLIQGAYLITIKTDTEKTASAKIIKNKKNTNKNEKNCNLCRSYTCQ
- a CDS encoding DUF6443 domain-containing protein; protein product: MKKILIPISTLFVAGISHAQTTNLSTTENYVYTKTYITDPTVANPKTVETVQYFDGLGRPKQIVNVKASPLGRDVVTHIEYDGFGRQIKDYLPVPQSGTMNGAIVPTPLANAAQTDIYGSEKIYAEKILENSPLDRIQQQIQVGNDWTNKPVKFDYDANIGTADYVRKYKTSTTWVDGRTETSIELPQYFDSSQLYKNTITDEDGNKTIEFKNGQGQTLLVRKVLSATENADTYYVYNEYNQLAFVIPPLISTWSTLDQTTIDNLFYQYRYDGRNRLVEKKLPGKGWEYMVYDKADRLVATQDANLRQTSKWFVTKYDTFGRVIYTGLMPLPNQTRAGLQNITNQYVITESRNNTGFTRNGMQIYYTNDLYSQIETILTVNYYDIYPVGSPAIPTQVLGQNILHENAQLYNISTKTLPVASYVKNIEDDNWTKNYSWYDTKGRPVASHSVNHLGGYTKTESLLDFSGVLKQAITKHKRLDSDTERVITENFTYDHQNRLLTHTHQVDSNPLEYLAQNDYNELSQLKNKKVGGTSLGSGIQTVDYAYNIRGWMTQINDPANLNGKLFGYQIKYHNPVYTNNATGRYNGNIAEVDWKSANDGVLKRYSYQYDALNRLKKGSYAEPDTSVPQNGYFSEELSYDPNGNIGTLKRNRNAAYVGAELIDDLTYNYTGNRLNSVADASSNYLGYPDTSGNLINYDFNGNMTDHVDKGILQIDYNFLNLPNYIKFDQFITRFWEDIYKNTLYTYRADGTKIKKTHTYFSGKTQAVIIKKTDYLDGFQYTDNIIQFVPTSEGYFDFVKNKYIYNYTDHLGNTRLSYLHNGSSIGVLEENIYYPFGLKHDGYNPGKNPNYQYEYNGKELQTETGMYDYGARFYMPDIGRWGVVDELAETSTRFSTYTYALDNPIMFVDPDGREAEQCCGWLKSYAKGVLSTTMGIAQSTATTLVENSNPTVLIYNKSKSIYGYGERVVNGYQQGGVKGAAKEYGNVLYEGTGAKSVVQTAKGVANGDPEAIGSATALVGFGIATRKAGGAGSVAETTSLSSKGIVVTQESVASALKDSKLQTAQGVVSGPMVERYVKMAQEGNTAPPIKVTNNGVIVDGNHRYVAGRLVGNEPSQVPGSLSPSQQSKVQPVQNTKVDPNDWGGR
- a CDS encoding pentapeptide repeat-containing protein; the protein is MIIYCENDNEIAVPYNSLDGAILEDLDLHRAKLENMNLNSTSFFKSNLRGAFLFNSCLIKSNLSFTNLITADFRDTILLDANLSESIASYCDFSNAKLQGSNLKGAKINFSNFTNANLSGANMLCIDIEKAIFKDTVYNNETIWPKDFDPLINGCMLL